Below is a genomic region from Helicobacter pylori.
CTCATCATGCCGTAATTGCTAGCGTAGTAATACCCAATGTATAAAATGCCTAAAAGCATGCATAATGACGCTAAAAAGGTGTAGAGGAAAAACTTCATGCCAGAATAGATCTTATTATTACGGCCAAAACGACCGATGAGGTATAAAACCGGCAGGAGCGAGATTTCCCAAAAAGCGTAGAAAAAGATCACATTAAGAGAAGAAAACACGCCCATCAAAATCCCCTCTAATAACAACAAACAAATCGCAAAGTCTTTACGACGCTCTTTGACATAAATCACGGACAATAACACCACGATAGCGTTTAAGAGCAACAAAAAGAGCGCGATGCCATCAACGCCCACATGGTAATTCACGCCAATTTGATAGACTAATTCTTTCATTTCTTCAAACTGCATGCCGGCTGTTTGAATATCAAATCCATGCCACAACAACAAGATTAATAACAATTCAATCAAAGCGATGACGATCGCATACGCCCTACTCGCTTGATCGCTCATAAAGAACGCTAATAGCGCGCTCAGCATGGGGAAAAAGATCACCACACTTAAAAGATGCGCATGTAAAAACTGCATTTCTTATCTCCCAAAAAAAGCTACAAACGCTAACAAGATTAAAACCCCAGCCACCATGAAGCGCAGCATGGAGGTTAAATTCCCGTCTTGACTGATTCTAAACACACGCCCTATAACAAAAACGCTTCTTCCTATAGTGTCCACTATCGCATCAATGATCCTTAATTCCACGACTTGGTGCAAGAATGAAGCGATAGCGCTAAAAACTTTTGCAATCCCTTGATAGAGTTGCGGGATATAGTATTGGTTGAGCAAGAGCTTGTATAAAAAGCCCCCCTCTTTTTTGGAAGTGATACCATTTTTATATTTAAATATGGCGTAGGCGATACTCAACAACACCACTATGGTGGTGATACTGATTAAAAGAGCGAGCGGGACGGGATATTCTCCAACGCTAGGGATCACTTGAGAGATGAAATGAAAAAACGGCTCTTCAAAAAACCCGGCAATGACCGCTAAAATCCCTAACGGCAGCATGCTTAAAAGCATGAAATTTTGAGTCTCATGGGGGTGGTTGATTTCGTGCTGTTTGGGCGCAAAAAACACAAGCATGATGAGCCTGAAGCTATAAAAAGCGGTAAAGATCGCCCCAATTAGAAGAACAAACCATAAAATGTGGTGGTGCATCCCAAAAGCCACTTCTAAAATTTTGTCTTTAGAAAAGTATCCTGCGAAAGGGTAAATCCCGCACAAAGCCACTGAACCTATAATCATAAAGATCGCTGTAACTCTCATGGGTTTGTATAAAGCGCCCATTTTGGTAATATCCAAATTGTCTTCCATCGCATGCATGACATTCCCTGAGCCTAAGAAAAGGAGGGATTTGAAAAACGCATGCGTGAAGAGGTGGAAAAGCGCGATTGCATAAGCCCCAAGACCGGCCGCTACAAACATATAGCCTAATTGAGAAAGCGTGGAATAAGCCACAATGCGTTTTAAATCCTTATTGACTAAAGCCATGCTCGCTCCAAAAAGAGCCACAAACGCCCCTAAACATGCGATAAAATAGCCCACTTCAAACACCGCGCTATACAAGGGATTGGCTCTGATGACCAGATACACCCCAGCGGTTACCATTGTCGCTGCATGGATGAGAGCGGACACAGGGGTAGGCCCCTCCATAGCGTTGGCTAACCATGTGTGCATGGGGAATTGAGCGCTCTTCCCCATAGCGCCAATGAAAAGAAACACGCTAATGTAAAAGAGCATGGAATAATCGGCGTTATTGAGCATGCTAAAGACTTCTTTATACTGGAGGGTGCCAAAATTCCAAAAGATCAAAATAATCCCCATGAGCATGCCTAAATCCGTGATCCGATTCATCACAAAGGCTTCAATAGAAGCGTTGTTCGCGCTTGTTTTATGATACCAAAAGCCAATGAGCAAGTAAGAGCATAGCCCCACCCCTTCCCAGCCAATGAAAAGCCCTAAGAAATTATCGCTCAACACCAACACCAGCATGGAAAACACAAAGCCGCTGAGGTAGGAAAAATAGCGGTTAAACCCTGTATCATGCTCCATATAGCCTATAGAATACACATGTACTAAGAAAGAAACTAAAGTGACCACGACAATCATGACCGCATTGATATTATCCAGCATGAGAGAAAAGCCGACTTTAAAATTCCCTACCACGATCCAGTCAAATAAATATTTTTCATAGCTTTGATGGTGCCATGCTTGAATGAAAAGAACCACAGCGCCAACGAAAGAAACCAGCACGCACAAAGAATTGAAAACGCCCACATGCAACGCTTTAGCTTTAGCCCCAAACAGCCCCGCATAAAGCGCACCGATTAAAGGCAAAAACAACACCACTGACAGCAAAGAAGAATACTGCATGCTCAACCTTTCATAGCGTTTAAAGAATCAATATCTAAGCTCTTGTATTTCTTAAACCACAAAATCACCAAGCCCAAACCAATAGCCACCTCACTAGCGGCAATAGCGATAATAAAGAGCGCGAACATCTGCCCGCCTAAATTATGCGTGTATTTAGAGATCGCTACAAAACCGATATTGATCGCGTTGAGCATGATTTCTGTAGAAAAAAAGAGTAACAGAATGTTTTTGCGTTTCAGCATGCCCGCTAAACCAATGCAAAAGAGCAACCCTGAAACAATCAAATAGTGGTTTAACCCTATCATAGAGATTCCTTTATAAATTGCGTGTGATTTTTCCCATGGATTTTTTGAATCCCTGTAGCGATGCCTCCAACCATAGCGACTAAAAGCATTAAAGCCGCCGCTTCAAAAGGGATGAGGTAATTGGTAAAAAGCACATAACCAATGGCTTTAATGTTGGGGATTTGCGCATCAATAGCGTTGGAATTGACTTGATTAGAAAGGTTTTCGCCAATACTAGGAGCGCTTAAAATTAAGGTGAGCAACAGCGCCACGCCAAATGAAAGCGTGCACAAGATTTTAGGGCTTTGCTTGCGTTCGATCACTTCTGCAGCGGAGTTGAAAAACATCATGCCAAACGCATACATCACAATGACCGCGCCCACATATACCGTGATTTGCACCACGCCCAAAAACTCAGCGTCTAGTAAAAAGAAAAAAGCGGAAATAAAAACCATGCTGCTAGCAAGAGCGGTAATGGCATAGAGGATATTCGTGGTGGTGATCACCACTAACGCCATGCTTAAAGTAAGGATCGCAAAGAAATAAAAGGCAATGGTTTCAAACATTTTCATCTCCCTTGTTGCTTTCTGGGTTTGTTGGAGTTTCTTCTTTTGTTTCTTCTTTTGAGGGCTCTTGGACATAATCTAAAGGGGTAGCTTGCATGCGTTCATTGTAATTAGGGCTTACCGCACCAAAGCCTAAAAACTCGGCATGAGAGCAGTTTTTAGCGTCTTGTTCGCTCGTTAGAAACTCGTTTTTAGAGCCGTATTGGGAGCGTTGGGTGCTAGCGTTTTCAAACCGATTCCCCATAACAATCGCTAATTCTGGGCAAACTTCCGCGCACAACCCGCAATAAATGCAACGCCCCAAATTGATCGTGTAAGAATCGATCTTTTTGCGGTTGTCTTCGCCCTTATGCGTGATGATCCTTATGCAATTGCTCGTGCAAATCTTTTCGCACAGCCCGCAACCAATACACCTTTCAGAGCCTGAGTCTAAAAGCCGTTGCAAATGATGCACCGCGCGATAGCGTGGGCTTAAAGGGAGTTGCTCCATAGGGTAATGGATGGTTACGCTTGGGCTAAAAAATTCCTTGATCGTAAGCCCTAGCCCTTTGAATAGATCCAAACCCAAGCTCGTTTTAAGGGTGTCTTTAAATTGCTCGGTCGCACTATGGACTTCGGCTCGTTTAGGAAGTTGCTTGTATTCTTGTTTGGCCATAAAACCTCCTTTAAATTAAAATGATAATGCCTGTTAGCACGATGTTCAATAACGCTAAAGGCAGCATGATTTTCCAGCACATATTCATCAGTTGGTCTGGGCGCACATGCGGATAAGTCGCTCTAACCCACATGGATAAAAAGACAAAAAAGCCCGCTTTAATCAAAATCGCTATGCCTCCAGGGATAAAGCCCCATGCGTTAAACCCGCCAAAAAACACAATAGAAATCACAAAAGAAAAAGCGAATAAATGCGCGTATTCCGCTAAAAAGAACATGCCCCATTTCAAGCCGCTGTATTCGGTGCAATACCCGGCTACAATCTCGGCTTCATGCTCCAACAAGTCAAAGGGGGTTCGATTCAATTCAGCGTAACTGGCGATCAAAAACAAAACAAACGCTAGAGGCTGCTTAAACACAAGCCAATCTAAAAACCCGCCGCTTTGGTAATGATTGATTTCCACTAAAGAGAGCGATCCTACCACCATTAAGGGGGCTAGAATGGTTAAAGTGCTGACCACTTCAAAGCTGAGCAGTTGGATCGTCGCTCTTGCTGAGCCAATTAAAGAGTATTTGTTATTAGAGGCAAGCCCGGCTAAAATAGGCGCATAAATCCCTGCTGCACCCACGGCTAAGAAAAACAAAAAGCCAATGTTAATGTCAGAAATAAGGGGCTTGATCTCATAGCCAAACAGAGTGAAATTAGGGAAAAAGGGGATAGGCGCCATGGACACAAACGCGCTCACCATCGCAATAATGGGCGCTAGCGTGAAAATGAACTTGTTTGCGCCTTGGGGGATAATGTCTTCTTTAGTGAAAAGCTTAATGCCATCTGCTGCGACTTGCAAAAGCCCAAAAGGCCCCACATAACAAGGCCCTAAACGGCGTTGGAAATAGGCTAACACTTTCCTTTCAATGTAAGTGGCAAAGCCTCCCAAAGCCGAAAAAACAGCGACTAAAATCAAAATTTTAATCAGGGTTTCAATGATATAAGCGCTCATGCTTGCTCCTTTAAATCCACGCTATCAAACACGCTCTCTCTAAAAAAGCCAGAATGGTTTTTCAAAAGAGAAGGCGAGATAACAAACACCTCTTGATCCAAGCTTTCATCAAGATACAAAACGCCTGTTAATTCCTCTTCTTCTTTAGATAAAGTGATGCTTTGCCCCACTTCTTTATTCAATTTTTTTAAGAAAGCTTTAGACACATAGACACCGGCTTTTAATTGCAAATTCTCGCTTTTATTGGTAGCGTTATTGAATTGCGTTTCTGGGTATTTTAAATACGCGTTGAAAGCGATTTTTTCTTTTAAAGGCTTGATAGGCTCGCATTCTATGGTTTCGCATTCTTTAGCGCTCTCTTCAAAACGGCTTGTTCCTAGCAGATAGCCTCTGTGGTTGATTCTGTCGTTGGTGAAATAGTTGGTTAGACGATCAAATTCTATGGCTTTAAAGCCCGCTTCTGTAGGGAGTTTATGGGTGCATTCTGTGAGGTTTTCTTCCACAAAGCCAAAGCCTTGCATAATATCGCTCAAATCATAGCCCTCAAACCTCAAAGCCGGTTTTAAGGGCAACACACGCCCTTCAATATTGGTGATTGTGCCTTCTAGCTGGTTGAGACTGGGTAAAATAAAATCCACTTTGCTGACAGCGTCTTTTCCAAAAACCCTATCATCGCTATTGATAGTGAAATCCCCTTGAGCGCGAATGCCTACAATTTTTTCATGCTCAAAAACTTCTTCGCTCAATTGACAAATAGAAGCGATGCCTAAAGCGTTCGCACTTGGGGGGATAAGAATGAGTTTAATAGCGCTTTTTTGGGCTAACAAGCGCAACATTTTAGCGATATTGTGGGCTTGTTTGTGGCTATAGATTTCTTCGCCAACCACTAGCAAGGTGTTATTTGATTTTTGCAAAAGAGCCAGAATTTTTTCATAAGTTTCTGAATTGATGCCCGCTTCTTCAAGCAACCAATAAGTGGTTTTGGTAGGGACTTCAATGCTTTCTTCTTTAACCTCTGTCTTGTTTTCTTCTTGATTTTCTTCTTTATTTTCTCCAATACTGCACCCTTGCTCGGCTTGTTCTAAAGCTTTTTTTCGCTCTTCTTCTAAGGCTTTAAGAGCCGCTTCATCTACAATGCTTTGCTTGGAATCTTCTAAGCTTTTTAGAGCCGCGCTTTCAATGTTAAGCATTTTTAAAAGCATGCCTAAAAGGATTTCTTCAGCCCCCACTTCATGGGTGATGCAAAAAGAGCTTCGGCACAAATTCGCTAGCGCGTTATCCTTGATAGGGTGCATAGCGATTAAAGAAGCTTTATTGAGTTTGAGAGCGTTATTGATGGCATAGCGCACCAAAGGGTTTTCCGTTTTGATAGAAGAGCCTATCGTAACGACTAAATGAGAAGTTTTAATCTCTTCAACACTGGGGCGTTTAACTTCGCCCAATACTTTTAAGAATTGCTGGAAATGATACGCTTCTTGATTGTAGATTTTAAAATCAAGCTCTTTCCTTAAACGCTCTATTAAAAACGCCTCTTCATTCGTAATATCCCCACCTATTCGCACCGCTTCGCATTCTTTGAGGGCGTTTTGCGCTTCTTTAAGATTAACGCTGCCTTTAGGGCTAGAGCTCACATCAAAAGCGAAACGGCCTGCCCCACAAATAGGGTTATGGTAAAAGTCATTAAGCACCCTAAAAATTTTAGATTCTTCGCCTAGAGTATCAAAATGGCGCACATCATAAGAAATCAAACACCCGGCTGAGCAATGCGAACAAGTAGAATGGATCTTTTTTAGTTCCCATGCGTTAGCCGTGTAAGCGAAATCTTTATAGCTCAAAGCGCCCACAGGGCATACCGCAATGCATTCCCCGCAATCATAACAAGGCACGCTACCCACAAAAGAAATAATGCCTTTTTGCTTACGACTCCACACGCTAAAAGCGTCTTTGGACATGCTGTCTTTAAATTTATCCGGAGCATGCAAATCGGCTTTAGTGGCTTTAAGGTTGTTTTCGCCCACATTGTCCTTGCAAGTGGTTACGCACCTTTCGCACATGATGCACAAATTAGGATCATACAAGGCTTTTGCCCATGAATCTAGAGCTTTAAAATCATCAGCCACCGCATAAGGTTGGTGCTCCACGCCGGTTAAATGCGTCATGTCTTGCAATTCGCACTCCCCGCTTTTATCGCACACACCGCACTCTAGGGGGTGGTTGACATCATAAGTTTGCATGATGCTTTTTCTTTCATCCATGAGCGTTGGGGTGTTAGTGAGGATAACGGCGTTGTTTTTGGCTTTCGTGTTGCAGCTATAAACCCGTTTGCCATCCATTTCAACCATGCACATTTTGCATGCGACTGTGGGCGAGCAACCGCTTAAATAGCAAATAGTAGGGATGTAGATCCCAGTGCTCCTAGCAGCCTCTAAAACGCTTTGTCCCTCTCGGCATTCAATCGTTTTGCCATTGATATTCATTGTGATCATGAAATTCCTTGAGAGTGGGATAAAATAGGGATATAAGGGTAAGCGTCAAAAAACGCCCCTTCTAAAATCGCAATCAAACCCTTCAAATGGGGGCTTTCTTCTAACTCGCATTCTAGCGTTTTATTTGAGATTTGAAACTCCGCTTTAGAATGCTGGATTTTATTAGCGATCTTAAATTGCTTTGAAAAAGATAATTTGGGGGTTTCAAGGCTCTTGTAAGAAACATAGACAAACGAGCCGTTAGCCTCGCCCATTCGCTCTAAAAGCTCTAAATCTTTTGATTGGAGTTGTGATTCAAAAGGCAAAATGCCCTCTTTAAAGGCTGTTTCTAGCAACCATTCTTGATCTTTGGAGTCATAAAAAGCGGTCGTTGCGTTTGAATCATTGCAAGGGATATGCAAAATTTCTAGGTGGTTTTGCAACTCGCTTAAAAGGGTGTATAAAAAGGCGCTATCCGCATGCTTAGTGATTTCTCTGTTTAAAACAAGCACCCTTTTTTTCGCTTTAACCATAAGAGCGATAAGTTCTTGCAATTCTTCTTCGCTCATGTTCGCTTCAGAGCTTAAATACCCCACATCAACATCTTCTAAAATATGCCCTTTTAATCGGGAAGTTTTTTCTAAAATGCCCCTTAAAATCAAAGCCAAAATCGCCGCTTCGGTGTTGATTTCATACGACGCAAAAAGGCAATTTTCTTGCAAGTCTCTTGTGTCTTGTAAGGGTCTTAACAAGGCGTAGGGGAGTTTTAATGGGTTAATATTTTCTAAAATCAATCGTTCATTTTCATTCAAACAAGCGTTTGAAAACCCCCCAAACAAAACGCACAAATCGCTTTTCTCTAAAAGGCTTAAGCTGTCTTTTGTCATCTTGTAATGGATTTTAAACCCTTTTTTAAGAGATAATTTTTCTAAACAATAGGCTTCTTTCAAGCTAAGAGAAGAGCTTGCGATTAAGGGGGAATTTAAGGGGTTAAAGCCGCTCAAAATCAAGCCTTTTTTCTCACGACAATCGTCCAATCCGCTTGATTGAAACGCAAAGAATTGAGAAGCTCATGCCCTTTAGATTGGATAAATTCAGCGCTCTTAGGGATGTTAGAAAAATCCCCCACTTCAAACATGAAAATAGCGACTTCATTAGGTTGCATTTCTTTTTTAATCAATTCTTCTAAGCGTTCAAAAATACCCGCTTTTAAGGGGCGCAAATCAAAGCGTTTCATCTATCCACCTCGCCAAACACCGCATTGGTTGAGCCAATCACGGTTACCGCATCCGCTAAATATTGCCCCACTAAAATATCGCTTAAAGCCCCAATGTGATAAAAGCTAGGGGCTCTGATTTTTAATCTGTGAGGGTAAGGCTCGCCCTCTGAATGGATGAAAAACCCTAATTCCCCTTTAGGGCTTTCTGTGGGGGCATACACTTCCCCAACGGGCGGGTGCATGCCTTGAGCCACTAAAACAAAATGCTGCATCAAGGCGTAGTTTTGCGTCATTATATCTTCTTTAGGGGCAGAAATATAATGCGGGTTTTGAGCCATGATAGGC
It encodes:
- the nuoH gene encoding NADH-quinone oxidoreductase subunit NuoH — its product is MSAYIIETLIKILILVAVFSALGGFATYIERKVLAYFQRRLGPCYVGPFGLLQVAADGIKLFTKEDIIPQGANKFIFTLAPIIAMVSAFVSMAPIPFFPNFTLFGYEIKPLISDINIGFLFFLAVGAAGIYAPILAGLASNNKYSLIGSARATIQLLSFEVVSTLTILAPLMVVGSLSLVEINHYQSGGFLDWLVFKQPLAFVLFLIASYAELNRTPFDLLEHEAEIVAGYCTEYSGLKWGMFFLAEYAHLFAFSFVISIVFFGGFNAWGFIPGGIAILIKAGFFVFLSMWVRATYPHVRPDQLMNMCWKIMLPLALLNIVLTGIIILI
- a CDS encoding NADH-quinone oxidoreductase subunit G, which gives rise to MITMNINGKTIECREGQSVLEAARSTGIYIPTICYLSGCSPTVACKMCMVEMDGKRVYSCNTKAKNNAVILTNTPTLMDERKSIMQTYDVNHPLECGVCDKSGECELQDMTHLTGVEHQPYAVADDFKALDSWAKALYDPNLCIMCERCVTTCKDNVGENNLKATKADLHAPDKFKDSMSKDAFSVWSRKQKGIISFVGSVPCYDCGECIAVCPVGALSYKDFAYTANAWELKKIHSTCSHCSAGCLISYDVRHFDTLGEESKIFRVLNDFYHNPICGAGRFAFDVSSSPKGSVNLKEAQNALKECEAVRIGGDITNEEAFLIERLRKELDFKIYNQEAYHFQQFLKVLGEVKRPSVEEIKTSHLVVTIGSSIKTENPLVRYAINNALKLNKASLIAMHPIKDNALANLCRSSFCITHEVGAEEILLGMLLKMLNIESAALKSLEDSKQSIVDEAALKALEEERKKALEQAEQGCSIGENKEENQEENKTEVKEESIEVPTKTTYWLLEEAGINSETYEKILALLQKSNNTLLVVGEEIYSHKQAHNIAKMLRLLAQKSAIKLILIPPSANALGIASICQLSEEVFEHEKIVGIRAQGDFTINSDDRVFGKDAVSKVDFILPSLNQLEGTITNIEGRVLPLKPALRFEGYDLSDIMQGFGFVEENLTECTHKLPTEAGFKAIEFDRLTNYFTNDRINHRGYLLGTSRFEESAKECETIECEPIKPLKEKIAFNAYLKYPETQFNNATNKSENLQLKAGVYVSKAFLKKLNKEVGQSITLSKEEEELTGVLYLDESLDQEVFVISPSLLKNHSGFFRESVFDSVDLKEQA
- a CDS encoding NADH-quinone oxidoreductase subunit J, with protein sequence MFETIAFYFFAILTLSMALVVITTTNILYAITALASSMVFISAFFFLLDAEFLGVVQITVYVGAVIVMYAFGMMFFNSAAEVIERKQSPKILCTLSFGVALLLTLILSAPSIGENLSNQVNSNAIDAQIPNIKAIGYVLFTNYLIPFEAAALMLLVAMVGGIATGIQKIHGKNHTQFIKESL
- the nuoI gene encoding NADH-quinone oxidoreductase subunit NuoI; translation: MAKQEYKQLPKRAEVHSATEQFKDTLKTSLGLDLFKGLGLTIKEFFSPSVTIHYPMEQLPLSPRYRAVHHLQRLLDSGSERCIGCGLCEKICTSNCIRIITHKGEDNRKKIDSYTINLGRCIYCGLCAEVCPELAIVMGNRFENASTQRSQYGSKNEFLTSEQDAKNCSHAEFLGFGAVSPNYNERMQATPLDYVQEPSKEETKEETPTNPESNKGDENV
- the nuoK gene encoding NADH-quinone oxidoreductase subunit NuoK; protein product: MIGLNHYLIVSGLLFCIGLAGMLKRKNILLLFFSTEIMLNAINIGFVAISKYTHNLGGQMFALFIIAIAASEVAIGLGLVILWFKKYKSLDIDSLNAMKG
- a CDS encoding NADH-ubiquinone oxidoreductase subunit E family protein encodes the protein MKRFDLRPLKAGIFERLEELIKKEMQPNEVAIFMFEVGDFSNIPKSAEFIQSKGHELLNSLRFNQADWTIVVRKKA
- the nuoL gene encoding NADH-quinone oxidoreductase subunit L, which encodes MQYSSLLSVVLFLPLIGALYAGLFGAKAKALHVGVFNSLCVLVSFVGAVVLFIQAWHHQSYEKYLFDWIVVGNFKVGFSLMLDNINAVMIVVVTLVSFLVHVYSIGYMEHDTGFNRYFSYLSGFVFSMLVLVLSDNFLGLFIGWEGVGLCSYLLIGFWYHKTSANNASIEAFVMNRITDLGMLMGIILIFWNFGTLQYKEVFSMLNNADYSMLFYISVFLFIGAMGKSAQFPMHTWLANAMEGPTPVSALIHAATMVTAGVYLVIRANPLYSAVFEVGYFIACLGAFVALFGASMALVNKDLKRIVAYSTLSQLGYMFVAAGLGAYAIALFHLFTHAFFKSLLFLGSGNVMHAMEDNLDITKMGALYKPMRVTAIFMIIGSVALCGIYPFAGYFSKDKILEVAFGMHHHILWFVLLIGAIFTAFYSFRLIMLVFFAPKQHEINHPHETQNFMLLSMLPLGILAVIAGFFEEPFFHFISQVIPSVGEYPVPLALLISITTIVVLLSIAYAIFKYKNGITSKKEGGFLYKLLLNQYYIPQLYQGIAKVFSAIASFLHQVVELRIIDAIVDTIGRSVFVIGRVFRISQDGNLTSMLRFMVAGVLILLAFVAFFGR